A single genomic interval of Pelagerythrobacter marensis harbors:
- the parE gene encoding DNA topoisomerase IV subunit B: protein MSEDLFANTPTSSGDYDASSIEVLEGLEPVRRRPGMYIGGTDDRALHHLAAEVLDNAMDEAVAGHASRIEVSLEEGNRLTIADNGRGIPVAEHPKFPGKSTLEVILSTLHSGGKFSGKAYATSGGLHGVGVSVVNALSSHTRVEVARDRQLYAQEFARGAALGELQELGPTPNRRGTTVAFTPDSEIFGERQFSPKRLFKLARSKAYLFAGVEIRWKCAAALTSEDVPAEAVFKFPGGLADHLTEQVGDRECVTSQPFAGTQDFPDGQGRVEWAIAWPLWSDGSTSWYCNTVPTPDGGTHEQGLRAALTKGLRAFGELVGQKKAKDISADDVMTGAETMLSVFIRDPQFQSQTKDRLTSPEAARLVENAVRDHFDHFLSDNMERGKALLGAVMERMDERLRRKQEREVKRKTATNAKKLRLPGKLTDCSGETGGETELFIVEGDSAGGSAKQARDRKTQAILPIRGKILNVASASADKIRANSEIADLALALGCGTRKDCDVESLRYDRIVIMTDADVDGAHIATLLMTFFFQEMPEVVRRGHLFLAQPPLYRLTAGKESAYARDDAHRAELEATLFKGKKVEVGRFKGLGEMNPQQLRETTMNPETRSLIRITLPAEHEQRHAVKELVDQLMGRNPEHRFNFIQNRAGEFDREMIDA, encoded by the coding sequence ATGTCCGAAGATCTGTTTGCCAATACGCCCACCTCCAGCGGCGATTACGACGCTTCCTCGATCGAGGTTCTCGAAGGGCTGGAGCCCGTGCGCCGCCGCCCGGGCATGTATATCGGCGGGACCGACGATCGCGCGCTGCATCACCTCGCTGCCGAAGTGCTCGACAATGCGATGGACGAAGCCGTTGCCGGCCACGCCTCGCGGATCGAGGTTTCGCTGGAGGAAGGCAACCGGCTGACGATCGCCGACAACGGCCGCGGCATTCCGGTCGCCGAACACCCCAAATTCCCCGGCAAGTCCACGCTCGAGGTGATCCTCTCCACCCTGCATTCGGGCGGCAAGTTTTCGGGCAAGGCCTATGCCACCAGCGGCGGCCTTCACGGCGTGGGCGTGTCGGTGGTCAATGCGCTGTCCAGCCACACCCGGGTGGAGGTCGCACGGGATCGGCAGCTCTACGCCCAGGAGTTTGCGCGCGGCGCGGCGCTGGGCGAGTTGCAGGAACTCGGCCCCACCCCCAACCGCCGCGGCACGACCGTCGCGTTCACCCCCGACAGCGAGATTTTCGGCGAACGGCAGTTCAGCCCGAAGCGGCTGTTCAAGCTGGCCCGATCGAAGGCGTACTTGTTCGCCGGGGTGGAGATCCGCTGGAAGTGCGCTGCTGCGCTGACCAGCGAGGACGTGCCGGCCGAAGCGGTCTTCAAGTTCCCCGGCGGCCTTGCCGACCACCTGACCGAACAAGTGGGCGATCGCGAGTGCGTCACCAGTCAGCCATTCGCCGGAACGCAGGATTTTCCCGATGGCCAGGGCCGCGTCGAATGGGCGATCGCCTGGCCGCTGTGGTCGGACGGCTCGACCAGCTGGTACTGCAATACCGTTCCGACACCCGACGGGGGCACGCACGAACAGGGTCTGCGGGCGGCACTGACGAAGGGCTTGCGCGCGTTCGGCGAACTGGTGGGGCAGAAGAAGGCGAAAGATATCTCTGCCGACGATGTGATGACCGGCGCGGAGACCATGCTCAGCGTCTTCATCCGCGATCCCCAGTTCCAGAGCCAGACCAAGGACCGCCTGACTTCGCCCGAAGCCGCACGACTGGTCGAAAACGCGGTGCGCGATCATTTTGACCACTTCCTGTCTGACAACATGGAGCGCGGCAAGGCGCTGCTCGGCGCGGTGATGGAACGCATGGACGAACGGCTCCGGCGCAAGCAGGAACGCGAGGTCAAGCGCAAGACGGCGACCAATGCGAAGAAGCTGCGCCTGCCGGGCAAGCTGACCGATTGCAGCGGGGAGACGGGCGGCGAGACCGAGCTTTTCATCGTGGAGGGCGACAGCGCCGGCGGCAGCGCCAAGCAGGCGCGCGACCGCAAGACCCAGGCGATTCTCCCGATCCGTGGCAAGATCCTCAACGTCGCTTCCGCCAGCGCGGACAAGATCCGCGCGAACAGCGAAATCGCCGATCTCGCCCTCGCCCTCGGCTGCGGCACGCGCAAGGATTGCGACGTGGAGAGCCTGCGTTACGACCGCATCGTGATCATGACCGACGCCGATGTCGACGGCGCGCATATTGCGACCTTGTTGATGACGTTCTTCTTCCAGGAAATGCCCGAGGTCGTGCGCCGCGGGCACCTGTTTCTAGCCCAGCCCCCGCTCTATCGCCTGACCGCCGGCAAGGAGAGCGCCTATGCCCGCGACGACGCCCATCGCGCGGAGCTGGAAGCCACGCTGTTCAAGGGGAAGAAGGTGGAAGTCGGTCGGTTCAAGGGGCTCGGCGAAATGAACCCTCAGCAGTTGCGCGAAACGACGATGAACCCCGAAACGCGCAGCCTGATCCGTATTACCCTGCCGGCCGAGCACGAGCAGCGCCACGCGGTGAAGGAGCTGGTCGACCAGCTGATGGGGCGGAACCCGGAACACCGGTTCAACTTCATCCAGAACCGCGCCGGCGAATTCGATCGCGAAATGATCGACGCCTGA
- a CDS encoding bifunctional alpha/beta hydrolase/OsmC family protein: MPTENISVATEAGHELAGSLELPTGLVRGAALFAHCFTCTRQSKAAVATARALAREGIACLRFDFTGLGGSGGEFGRAGFATDVADLIAAARYLADRFGNRILLVGHSLGGAAVLAAAGGLGFDRVAAIATIGAPSNVPHVLERIEGDLSAIRERGSGSVSIGGRSFELSREFLERVENIDLVAEVGKLRVPLLLLHSPTDDLVGIENAGVLFQAARHPKSFVSLEGADHLLLDERDANFAATVIAGWSSRYLPIRDDWPMPDDGIVVKTGHGKFGTEVHTASHRFVADEPASYGGDDSGPTPYDLLLAALGTCTAMTMRMYAERREWPLEGATIHLTHDRNHQEDCAHVVEGEEGRIQALNRRIELDGELTDEQRTRIMDIADKCPVHRTLTGHLHIHTRRVE, from the coding sequence ATGCCCACCGAAAATATCAGCGTCGCGACCGAAGCCGGACACGAACTGGCCGGATCTCTCGAACTGCCGACGGGCCTTGTGCGCGGTGCCGCCCTATTCGCGCACTGCTTTACGTGCACGCGCCAGAGCAAGGCGGCGGTCGCGACCGCCCGGGCATTGGCGCGGGAGGGAATCGCGTGCCTGCGTTTCGATTTCACCGGTCTCGGCGGCAGCGGCGGGGAGTTCGGGCGCGCCGGCTTCGCCACCGACGTTGCCGATTTGATCGCGGCCGCCCGCTATCTGGCCGACCGTTTCGGCAACAGGATATTGCTGGTCGGGCACAGCCTGGGCGGGGCGGCGGTGCTGGCCGCAGCCGGCGGCCTCGGTTTCGACCGGGTTGCGGCAATTGCGACCATCGGCGCGCCTTCGAACGTGCCGCACGTGCTGGAACGCATCGAAGGCGACCTGTCCGCGATTCGCGAACGCGGTTCCGGCTCGGTCTCGATCGGAGGCCGTTCCTTCGAACTGAGCCGCGAATTTCTGGAGCGGGTGGAGAACATCGACCTGGTCGCAGAAGTCGGAAAATTGCGCGTGCCGCTGCTGCTGCTGCATTCGCCGACCGACGACCTGGTGGGCATCGAGAATGCAGGCGTCCTGTTCCAGGCCGCGCGCCATCCCAAGAGTTTCGTGAGCCTCGAGGGGGCCGACCATCTCCTGCTCGACGAACGCGATGCGAATTTCGCGGCAACGGTCATCGCGGGCTGGAGCAGCCGCTATCTCCCGATTCGGGACGACTGGCCGATGCCCGACGATGGCATCGTGGTGAAAACCGGGCATGGGAAATTCGGCACGGAGGTTCACACCGCGAGCCACCGCTTCGTTGCCGACGAACCGGCGAGCTATGGCGGGGACGACAGCGGACCGACGCCTTACGACCTCCTGCTGGCGGCTCTCGGCACATGCACCGCGATGACCATGCGAATGTATGCCGAACGGCGCGAATGGCCGCTGGAGGGGGCCACGATCCACCTGACGCACGATCGCAATCATCAGGAAGACTGCGCACATGTTGTCGAGGGGGAGGAGGGCCGGATCCAGGCGCTCAACCGCCGGATAGAACTCGACGGCGAGCTGACCGACGAACAACGCACCAGGATCATGGACATTGCCGACAAGTGCCCTGTCCATCGCACGTTGACGGGGCATCTGCACATCCACACCCGCCGCGTCGAATAG
- a CDS encoding serine hydrolase produces the protein MIRPIAASLALGLAVPSAPLAAQVPPAESAVPAPLEAAAEGVVAVLREERPAREVFAPSFLAAVSETQLRAMMQQMTRQFGALHGLENVASTGTGAGVIALRFDRAIARGPVRLDPDGRVTGLLLNQFDPIDDGADKIVADLAALPGRISVYYALLDDQVDPILAIDADAQYAIGSTFKLYVLSALARQVVRGERSWDEVVRLDRRSLPSGISQDWPEGSPVTLQTLATLMISLSDNTATDQLIAVVGRDAIAEELRASGHSAPDITLPFLTTLELFGLKGDLQHGLAYAAAGEDEQARLIDAFSTEIAGDPERIIKPTFTRPTAIDTLEWFASGRDLASLMRRIVALDDPTARRIMAIDPALPEGRRQDWRYVGYKGGSEPGVLNLTWLLQDQEGEWRILTLSWNNPDAPLDAGALEPIAQRILALP, from the coding sequence ATGATCCGACCGATCGCCGCTTCGCTTGCCCTGGGCCTTGCCGTTCCGTCCGCTCCGCTTGCCGCGCAGGTGCCGCCAGCAGAAAGCGCGGTGCCCGCGCCGCTCGAGGCGGCTGCCGAAGGCGTGGTGGCCGTCCTCCGCGAGGAGCGACCGGCGCGCGAGGTGTTCGCTCCGTCGTTTCTCGCGGCAGTGTCCGAAACGCAACTGAGGGCCATGATGCAGCAGATGACCCGGCAGTTCGGCGCGCTTCACGGATTGGAGAACGTCGCGAGTACCGGCACCGGCGCCGGCGTGATCGCGCTCCGATTCGACCGGGCGATCGCGCGCGGGCCCGTGCGGCTCGACCCGGACGGGCGAGTCACGGGGTTGTTGCTGAACCAGTTCGATCCGATCGACGACGGAGCGGACAAGATCGTGGCCGATCTCGCCGCGCTGCCTGGCAGGATCAGCGTCTATTACGCCCTGCTGGACGACCAGGTCGATCCGATCCTGGCGATCGACGCCGATGCGCAATATGCGATCGGATCGACCTTCAAGCTCTATGTCCTGTCGGCCCTGGCTCGCCAGGTGGTCAGGGGCGAGCGTTCGTGGGACGAAGTCGTGCGCCTCGACAGACGCTCCTTGCCGAGCGGAATATCGCAGGACTGGCCCGAGGGGTCCCCCGTGACGCTGCAGACGCTCGCCACCCTCATGATATCTCTCAGCGATAACACGGCGACAGATCAGCTTATCGCAGTCGTCGGCCGCGACGCCATTGCCGAGGAACTGCGAGCCAGCGGCCACTCGGCGCCCGACATTACCCTGCCGTTTCTTACCACGCTCGAACTGTTCGGCCTCAAAGGCGATCTTCAGCACGGGCTTGCCTATGCCGCGGCGGGCGAGGACGAGCAGGCCCGGCTGATCGATGCATTCTCGACCGAAATCGCCGGCGATCCCGAACGGATAATCAAGCCGACATTCACCCGGCCGACGGCGATCGACACACTCGAATGGTTTGCCAGCGGGCGCGATCTGGCTTCGCTCATGCGGCGCATTGTCGCGCTCGACGATCCCACCGCGCGCCGAATCATGGCGATCGATCCGGCCTTGCCCGAAGGGCGCCGTCAAGACTGGCGCTACGTCGGGTACAAGGGCGGGTCGGAGCCGGGTGTCCTCAACCTGACCTGGCTTCTGCAGGATCAAGAGGGCGAATGGCGTATCCTGACCTTGAGCTGGAACAATCCCGATGCCCCGCTCGACGCGGGCGCGCTGGAACCGATCGCCCAGCGCATACTCGCTTTACCTTAG